A window from Drosophila subobscura isolate 14011-0131.10 chromosome O, UCBerk_Dsub_1.0, whole genome shotgun sequence encodes these proteins:
- the LOC117899361 gene encoding phospholipase A1 translates to MIMKLLLALAFCLLAVNAVEVRENGENGWYVPQADGTMEWMDRDVAEAFLEAHAEKEARNVLNPVTFYLYTQSNRGWAQEIKASSSVISSSYFNPNNPTRFTIHGWSSSADEFINYGVRDAWFTHGDMNMIAVDWGRARSVDYASSVLAVPGVGEQVANLINFMRDNHGLNLGNTMVIGHSLGAHVSGYAGKNVRNGQLHTIIGLDPALPLFSYDSPNKRLNSNDAWYVESIQTNGGNLGFLKPIGKGAFYPNGGKSQPGCGLDITGSCAHSRSVTYYAEAVSRDNFPTMRCGNYESAVSSNCGSSYSSVKMGATANAYMVSGDYYVPVRSDAPYGMGN, encoded by the exons ATGATCATGAaactgcttttggctttggctttctgcCTTCTGGCAG TTAACGCTGTTGAGGTGCGCGAGAACGGAGAAAATGGCTGGTATGTGCCACAGGCCGATGGCACCATGGAGTGGATGGACAGGGATGTGGCCGAGGCCTTCCTGGAGGCTCATGCCGAGAAGGAGGCACGCAACGTGCTCAACCCGGTGACCTTCTACCTGTACACCCAATCGAATCGCGGCTGGGCCCAGGAGATCAAGGCCTCCTCGTCGGTGATCTCTTCGTCCTACTTCAACCCCAACAACCCCACGCGCTTCACCATCCACGGCTGGTCCTCCAGCGCCGATGAGTTCATCAACTACGGAGTCCGCGATGCCTGGTTCACCCATGGAGACATGAACATGATTGCCGTCGACTGGGGACGTGCCCGCTCCGTCGATTATGCCTCCTCCGTGCTGGCTGTGCCCGGCGTTGGTGAGCAGGTGGCGAATCTGATCAACTTCATGCGCGACAACCACGGCTTGAACCTCGGCAACACGATGGTCATTGGCCACAGCCTGGGCGCCCATGTGTCCGGCTATGCCGGCAAGAACGTGAGGAACGGCCAGCTGCACACCATCATCGGCCTGGACCCCGCCCTTCCCCTCTTCAGCTACGACTCGCCCAACAAGCGTTTGAACAGCAACGATGCCTGGTACGTGGAGTCCATCCAGACCAACGGCGGCAACCTCGGCTTCCTCAAGCCCATCGGCAAGGGCGCCTTCTACCCGAACGGCGGCAAGTCCCAGCCCGGCTGCGGCCTGGACATCACCGGCTCCTGCGCCCACAGCCGCTCTGTGACCTACTACGCTGAGGCTGTCTCCCGGGACAACTTCCCCACCATGCGTTGCGGCAACTACGAGTCGGCTGTGTCCAGCAACTGCGGCAGCTCCTACAGCTCCGTGAAGATGGGCGCCACGGCCAATGCCTACATGGTGTCCGGCGACTATTATGTTCCCGTGCGCAGCGATGCTCCCTATGGCATGGGCAACTAA
- the LOC117899362 gene encoding phospholipase A1-like, translating into MKVLFVLAALLAAACALPIEERINGENGWYVPQVDGSFKWMELKDAEELLANAEQMEGRASNDVRFYLYTRSNPTDGKEIKAEASSVDDSHFDKDHGTRFVIHGWNGRYTDDMNTRITKSWLSKGDYNVIVVNWDRAQSIDYASSVLAVPAAGEKVGEMINYLHEHHGLSLDSLEVIGHSLGAHVAGYAGKKVGDHRVHTIVGLDPALPLFSYDKPDKRLSKDDAFYVESIQTNGGKLGFLKPIGKGAFYPNGGKKQPGCGVDVTGSCSHGRSVLYYAEAVTEDNFGTVKCHDYEAAVAKECGSTYSSIRMGAVYNAYMVEGDFYVPVNSKEPFGKIE; encoded by the exons ATGAAAGTGTTATTTGTTCTAGCAGCCTTACTGGCAGCAG CCTGTGCCCTGCCGATTGAGGAGCGCATCAATGGCGAGAACGGCTGGTACGTTCCCCAGGTTGATGGCAGCTTCAAGTGGATGGAGCTGAAGGATGCCGaagagctgctggccaacgcCGAGCAAATGGAGGGCCGCGCCAGCAATGACGTCCGTTTCTACCTCTACACCAGATCCAACCCCACTGATGGCAAGGAAATCAAGGCTGAGGCCTCCTCCGTTGACGATTCCCACTTCGACAAGGACCACGGCACCCGCTTTGTCATCCATGGATGGAATGGACGTTACACCGATGACATGAACACCCGCATCACCAAGTCCTGGCTGTCAAAGGGCGATTACAACGTGATTGTCGTGAACTGGGACCGTGCACAATCCATTGACTACGCTTCCTCTGTGCTGGCTGTTCCCGCGGCAGGTGAAAAGGTCGGAGAGATGATCAATTATCTGCATGAGCATCATGGCTTGTCTCTGGACAGCCTGGAGGTCATCGGACACAGCCTGGGAGCCCATGTCGCTGGCTATGCTGGCAAGAAAGTTGGCGACCATCGCGTCCACACCATTGTGGGTCTtgaccctgccctgcctctgtTCAGTTACGATAAGCCCGACAAGCGTCTCTCCAAAGATGATGCCTTCTATGTTGAGTCCATCCAGACCAACGGCGGCAAACTGGGTTTCCTCAAGCCCATCGGCAAGGGCGCCTTCTACCCCAATGGTGGCAAGAAGCAGCCAGGATGTGGTGTGGATGTGactggctcctgctcccacGGTCGCTCCGTTCTGTACTACGCTGAGGCCGTCACCGAGGACAACTTCGGAACCGTCAAGTGCCACGACTACGAGGCAGCTGTGGCCAAGGAGTGCGGCAGCACCTACAGCAGCATCCGCATGGGTGCGGTGTACAATGCCTACATGGTTGAGGGTGACTTCTATGTGCCCGTGAACAGCAAGGAGCCTTTCGGCAAGATTGAATAG
- the LOC117899360 gene encoding phospholipase A1 VesT1.02-like isoform X3: MKLLFVLAALVAAVSALPVDDRVNGENGWFIPKLDGNFEWMDMADAEELLSRGEQMEGRISTNAVKFYLYTRSNPTDGKEIKSTASSIGGSHFNKDHGTRFVIHGWTQSAQDDMNTRITKAWLSRGDYNVIVVDWARARSVDYASSVLAVSGAGSKVGEMIKYLNEHHGMSLDSLEVIGHSLGAQVSGYAGKTVGKGRIHSIVGLDPALPLFSYDKPDKRLSSDDAHYVESIQTNGGKLGFLKPIGKGAFYPNGGKNQPGCGVDVTGSCSHGRSVLYYAEAVTEDNFGTVKCHDYEAAVAKECGSTYSSVRMGAVTNAYMVDGDFYVPVNSKAPFGKIE; this comes from the exons ATGAAACTGTTATTTGTTCTAGCAGCCTTGGTGGCAGCAG tgAGTGCCCTTCCCGTTGACGATCGTGTCAATGGTGAGAATGGCTGGTTCATCCCCAAGCTCGATGGCAACTTCGAGTGGATGGATATGGCC GATGCCGAGGAGCTGCTTTCCCGCGGCGAGCAAATGGAGGGTCGCATCAGCACCAACGCTGTCAAGTTCTACCTCTACACCAGGTCCAACCCCACTGATGGCAAGGAAATCAAGTCCACGGCATCGTCTATCGGAGGATCCCACTTCAACAAGGACCATGGCACCCGTTTCGTCATCCACGGCTGGACCCAAAGTGCCCAGGACGACATGAACACCCGCATCACCAAGGCTTGGCTGTCCCGCGGAGACTACAACGTGATTGTTGTGGACTGGGCCCGTGCCCGTTCCGTTGATTACGCTTCCTCTGTGCTGGCTGTTTccggagcaggcagcaaggtCGGAGAGATGATCAAGTACCTGAACGAGCATCACGGCATGTCTCTGGACAGCTTGGAGGTCATCGGACACAGTCTGGGAGCTCAGGTTTCTGGCTACGCTGGCAAGACTGTTGGCAAGGGACGCATCCACTCCATTGTCGGTCTGGACCCTGCTCTGCCCCTGTTCAGTTACGACAAGCCCGACAAGCGTCTCTCCAGCGATGATGCCCACTATGTGGAGTCCATCCAGACCAACGGCGGCAAACTGGGATTCCTAAAGCCCATCGGCAAGGGAGCTTTCTATCCCAACGGCGGCAAGAACCAGCCAGGATGTGGTGTGGATGTTactggctcctgctcccacGGTCGCTCCGTTCTGTACTACGCTGAGGCCGTCACCGAGGACAACTTTGGAACCGTCAAGTGCCACGACTACGAGGCAGCTGTGGCCAAGGAGTGCGGCAGCACCTACAGTAGCGTCCGCATGGGTGCCGTGACCAATGCCTACATGGTCGATGGTGACTTCTATGTGCCCGTGAACAGCAAGGCTCCATTCGGCAAAATCGAATAG
- the LOC117899360 gene encoding phospholipase A1 VesT1.02-like isoform X2 has product MKLLFVLAALVAAVTALPVEERINGENGWFIPKVDGSFEWMELKDAEELLSRGEQMEGRISTNAVKFYLYTRSNPTDGKEIKSTASSIGGSHFNKDHGTRFVIHGWTQSAQDDMNTRITKAWLSRGDYNVIVVDWARARSVDYASSVLAVSGAGSKVGEMIKYLNEHHGMSLDSLEVIGHSLGAQVSGYAGKTVGKGRIHSIVGLDPALPLFSYDKPDKRLSSDDAHYVESIQTNGGKLGFLKPIGKGAFYPNGGKNQPGCGVDVTGSCSHGRSVLYYAEAVTEDNFGTVKCHDYEAAVAKECGSTYSSVRMGAVTNAYMVDGDFYVPVNSKAPFGKIE; this is encoded by the exons ATGAAACTGTTATTTGTTCTAGCAGCCTTGGTGGCAGCAG TTACTGCCCTGCCCGTTGAGGAGCGCATCAATGGCGAGAATGGCTGGTTCATCCCCAAGGTGGATGGCAGCTTCGAGTGGATGGAGCTGAAGGATGCCGAGGAGCTGCTTTCCCGCGGCGAGCAAATGGAGGGTCGCATCAGCACCAACGCTGTCAAGTTCTACCTCTACACCAGGTCCAACCCCACTGATGGCAAGGAAATCAAGTCCACGGCATCGTCTATCGGAGGATCCCACTTCAACAAGGACCATGGCACCCGTTTCGTCATCCACGGCTGGACCCAAAGTGCCCAGGACGACATGAACACCCGCATCACCAAGGCTTGGCTGTCCCGCGGAGACTACAACGTGATTGTTGTGGACTGGGCCCGTGCCCGTTCCGTTGATTACGCTTCCTCTGTGCTGGCTGTTTccggagcaggcagcaaggtCGGAGAGATGATCAAGTACCTGAACGAGCATCACGGCATGTCTCTGGACAGCTTGGAGGTCATCGGACACAGTCTGGGAGCTCAGGTTTCTGGCTACGCTGGCAAGACTGTTGGCAAGGGACGCATCCACTCCATTGTCGGTCTGGACCCTGCTCTGCCCCTGTTCAGTTACGACAAGCCCGACAAGCGTCTCTCCAGCGATGATGCCCACTATGTGGAGTCCATCCAGACCAACGGCGGCAAACTGGGATTCCTAAAGCCCATCGGCAAGGGAGCTTTCTATCCCAACGGCGGCAAGAACCAGCCAGGATGTGGTGTGGATGTTactggctcctgctcccacGGTCGCTCCGTTCTGTACTACGCTGAGGCCGTCACCGAGGACAACTTTGGAACCGTCAAGTGCCACGACTACGAGGCAGCTGTGGCCAAGGAGTGCGGCAGCACCTACAGTAGCGTCCGCATGGGTGCCGTGACCAATGCCTACATGGTCGATGGTGACTTCTATGTGCCCGTGAACAGCAAGGCTCCATTCGGCAAAATCGAATAG
- the LOC117899360 gene encoding phospholipase A1 VesT1.02-like isoform X1: MKVFFVLAALLAAVTALPVEERINGENGWFIPKVDGSFEWMELKDAEELLSRGEQMEGRISTNAVKFYLYTRSNPTDGKEIKSTASSIGGSHFNKDHGTRFVIHGWTQSAQDDMNTRITKAWLSRGDYNVIVVDWARARSVDYASSVLAVSGAGSKVGEMIKYLNEHHGMSLDSLEVIGHSLGAQVSGYAGKTVGKGRIHSIVGLDPALPLFSYDKPDKRLSSDDAHYVESIQTNGGKLGFLKPIGKGAFYPNGGKNQPGCGVDVTGSCSHGRSVLYYAEAVTEDNFGTVKCHDYEAAVAKECGSTYSSVRMGAVTNAYMVDGDFYVPVNSKAPFGKIE; encoded by the exons ATGAAAGTGTTCTTTGTTCTAGCAGCCTTGTTGGCAGCAG TTACTGCCCTGCCCGTTGAGGAGCGCATCAATGGCGAGAATGGCTGGTTCATCCCCAAGGTGGATGGCAGCTTCGAGTGGATGGAGCTGAAGGATGCCGAGGAGCTGCTTTCCCGCGGCGAGCAAATGGAGGGTCGCATCAGCACCAACGCTGTCAAGTTCTACCTCTACACCAGGTCCAACCCCACTGATGGCAAGGAAATCAAGTCCACGGCATCGTCTATCGGAGGATCCCACTTCAACAAGGACCATGGCACCCGTTTCGTCATCCACGGCTGGACCCAAAGTGCCCAGGACGACATGAACACCCGCATCACCAAGGCTTGGCTGTCCCGCGGAGACTACAACGTGATTGTTGTGGACTGGGCCCGTGCCCGTTCCGTTGATTACGCTTCCTCTGTGCTGGCTGTTTccggagcaggcagcaaggtCGGAGAGATGATCAAGTACCTGAACGAGCATCACGGCATGTCTCTGGACAGCTTGGAGGTCATCGGACACAGTCTGGGAGCTCAGGTTTCTGGCTACGCTGGCAAGACTGTTGGCAAGGGACGCATCCACTCCATTGTCGGTCTGGACCCTGCTCTGCCCCTGTTCAGTTACGACAAGCCCGACAAGCGTCTCTCCAGCGATGATGCCCACTATGTGGAGTCCATCCAGACCAACGGCGGCAAACTGGGATTCCTAAAGCCCATCGGCAAGGGAGCTTTCTATCCCAACGGCGGCAAGAACCAGCCAGGATGTGGTGTGGATGTTactggctcctgctcccacGGTCGCTCCGTTCTGTACTACGCTGAGGCCGTCACCGAGGACAACTTTGGAACCGTCAAGTGCCACGACTACGAGGCAGCTGTGGCCAAGGAGTGCGGCAGCACCTACAGTAGCGTCCGCATGGGTGCCGTGACCAATGCCTACATGGTCGATGGTGACTTCTATGTGCCCGTGAACAGCAAGGCTCCATTCGGCAAAATCGAATAG
- the LOC117899360 gene encoding phospholipase A1 VesT1.02-like isoform X4, with translation MKLLFVLAALVAAVSALPVDDRVNGENGWFIPKLDGNFEWMDMADAEELLSGDDQMEGRISTNAVNFYLYTKSNPTSRQEIKSDASSISGSHFNRNHGTRFVIHGWTQSAQDDMNTRITKAWLSRGDYNVIVVDWARARSVDYASSVLAVPGAGAKVGDMIKYLNEQHGMSLDNLEVIGHSLGAHVAGYAGKTVGSGRIHAIVGLDPALPLFSYDSPSKRLSTSDAWYVESIQTNGGTLGFLKPIGKGAFYPNGGKTQPGCGLDLTGSCSHGRSVTYYAEAVTADNFGSIKCGNYEAAVNNQCGSTYSSVRMGGVTNAYMVSGDYYVPVNSAAPFGKVN, from the exons ATGAAACTGTTATTTGTTCTAGCAGCCTTGGTGGCAGCAG tgAGTGCCCTTCCCGTTGACGATCGTGTCAATGGTGAGAATGGCTGGTTCATCCCCAAGCTCGATGGCAACTTCGAGTGGATGGATATGGCCGATGCCGAGGAGCTGCTTTCCGGAGACGATCAAATGGAGGGTCGCATCAGCACCAACGCCGTTAACTTCTATCTGTACACCAAGTCCAACCCCACCTCCAGGCAGGAAATCAAGTCTGATGCTTCCTCCATCAGTGGATCCCACTTCAACAGGAACCATGGCACCCGTTTCGTCATCCACGGCTGGACCCAAAGTGCCCAGGACGACATGAACACCCGCATCACCAAGGCTTGGCTGTCCCGCGGAGACTACAACGTGATTGTTGTGGACTGGGCTCGTGCACGCTCCGTTGACTACGCTTCCTCCGTGCTGGCTGTTCCTGGTGCCGGTGCTAAGGTCGGAGACATGATCAAGTACCTGAACGAACAGCACGGCATGTCCCTGGACAACCTGGAGGTCATTGGACACAGTCTGGGAGCCCATGTCGCTGGCTATGCCGGCAAGACTGTTGGCAGCGGTCGCATCCATGCCATTGTCGGTCTAGACCCCGCCCTGCCCCTCTTCAGCTACGACTCGCCCAGCAAGCGTCTCAGCACCTCCGATGCCTGGTATGTGGAGTCCATCCAGACCAACGGCGGCACCCTCGGCTTCCTGAAGCCCATTGGCAAAGGTGCTTTCTACCCCAACGGCGGCAAGACTCAGCCCGGCTGCGGCCTTGATCTGAccggctcctgctcccatGGCCGTTCCGTCACCTATTACGCAGAGGCCGTCACCGCGGACAACTTTGGATCCATCAAGTGCGGCAACTACGAGGCAGCCGTCAACAACCAGTGCGGCAGCACCTACAGCAGCGTCCGCATGGGTGGCGTCACCAATGCCTACATGGTTTCCGGTGACTACTACGTTCCCGTCAATAGTGCAGCTCCATTCGGCAAGGTGAATTGA
- the LOC117899359 gene encoding phospholipase A1-like isoform X1 gives MKTFILLALCALTASAYALDEADRVNGENGWYVPQLDGTFEWVDMDVAEDWMDKQEALESRGLTTVPVKFYLYTSSNPTKGKKITATKKSVDASNFNAAHPTRFVIHGWTQSYVAGMNKNIRAAWLGHGDYNVIVVDWARARSVDYATSVMAVSATGKKVAKMINFLRSDYGMSMDDLYVIGHSLGAHVAGYAGKNTDEKVHTIIGLDPALPLFNYNKPSKRLNSEDAHYVESIQTNGGTLGFLKPIGKGAFYPNGGKTQPGCPLDVTGACSHGRSTTYYAEAVAEDNFGTIKCNDYEAAVSKECGSTYSSVRMGADTNAYMVSGDFYVPVNSKAPFGMIH, from the exons ATGAAGACTTTCATTCTTTTGGCACTTTGTGC TCTGACAGCTTCGGCCTATGCTTTGGACGAGGCTGACCGCGTCAATGGCGAGAACGGCTGGTATGTTCCCCAGCTGGATGGCACCTTCGAATGGGTTGACATGGATGTCGCAGAGGATTGGATGGACAAGCAAGAAGCTTTGGAGTCGCGCGGTCTGACCACTGTGCCCGTCAAGTTCTACCTGTACACTTCCTCCAACCCCACCAAGGGCAAGAAGATCACCGCCACCAAGAAGTCCGTTGATGCCTCTAACTTCAACGCCGCCCACCCCACCCGTTTCGTCATCCACGGCTGGACCCAGAGCTACGTCGCTGGCATGAACAAGAACATCCGCGCCGCCTGGCTGGGACATGGAGACTACAACGTCATCGTCGTTGACTGGGCCCGTGCACGTTCCGTGGACTACGCCACCTCTGTCATGGCTGTCTCTGCCACCGGCAAGAAGGTCGCCAAGATGATCAACTTCCTGCGCTCCGACTACGGCATGTCCATGGATGACCTCTACGTCATTGGCCACAGCCTGGGCGCCCACGTCGCTGGCTATGCTGGCAAGAACACCGACGAGAAGGTGCACACCATCATCGGTCTGGACCCCGCACTTCCCCTCTTCAACTACAACAAGCCCAGCAAGCGTTTGAACAGCGAAGATGCTCACTATGTGGAGTCCATCCAGACCAACGGTGGCACCCTCGGCTTCCTGAAACCCATCGGCAAGGGAGCTTTCTACCCCAACGGAGGCAAGACCCAGCCCGGCTGCCCCCTGGACGTTACTGGCGCCTGCTCCCACGGCCGCTCCACCACCTACTACGCCGAGGCTGTCGCCGAGGATAACTTCGGAACCATCAAGTGCAACGACTACGAGGCAGCCGTCTCCAAGGAGTGCGGCAGCACCTACAGCAGCGTCCGCATGGGAGCCGACACCAATGCCTACATGGTTTCCGGTGACTTCTATGTGCCCGTGAACAGCAAGGCCCCCTTCGGCATGATTCACTAA
- the LOC117899359 gene encoding phospholipase A1-like isoform X2, with translation MKTFILLALCALAASAYALDEADRVNGENGWYVPQLDGTFEWVDMDVAEDWMDKQEALESRGLTTVPVKFYLYTSSNPTKGKKITATKKSVDASNFNAAHPTRFVIHGWTQSYVAGMNKNIRAAWLGHGDYNVIVVDWARARSVDYATSVMAVSATGKKVAKMINFLRSDYGMSMDDLYVIGHSLGAHVAGYAGKNTDEKVHTIIGLDPALPLFNYNKPSKRLNSEDAHYVESIQTNGGTLGFLKPIGKGAFYPNGGKTQPGCPLDVTGACSHGRSTTYYAEAVAEDNFGTIKCNDYEAAVSKECGSTYSSVRMGADTNAYMVSGDFYVPVNSKAPFGMIH, from the exons ATGAAGACTTTCATTCTTTTGGCACTTTGTGCTCTGGCTG CTTCGGCCTATGCTTTGGACGAGGCTGACCGCGTCAATGGCGAGAACGGCTGGTATGTTCCCCAGCTGGATGGCACCTTCGAATGGGTTGACATGGATGTCGCAGAGGATTGGATGGACAAGCAAGAAGCTTTGGAGTCGCGCGGTCTGACCACTGTGCCCGTCAAGTTCTACCTGTACACTTCCTCCAACCCCACCAAGGGCAAGAAGATCACCGCCACCAAGAAGTCCGTTGATGCCTCTAACTTCAACGCCGCCCACCCCACCCGTTTCGTCATCCACGGCTGGACCCAGAGCTACGTCGCTGGCATGAACAAGAACATCCGCGCCGCCTGGCTGGGACATGGAGACTACAACGTCATCGTCGTTGACTGGGCCCGTGCACGTTCCGTGGACTACGCCACCTCTGTCATGGCTGTCTCTGCCACCGGCAAGAAGGTCGCCAAGATGATCAACTTCCTGCGCTCCGACTACGGCATGTCCATGGATGACCTCTACGTCATTGGCCACAGCCTGGGCGCCCACGTCGCTGGCTATGCTGGCAAGAACACCGACGAGAAGGTGCACACCATCATCGGTCTGGACCCCGCACTTCCCCTCTTCAACTACAACAAGCCCAGCAAGCGTTTGAACAGCGAAGATGCTCACTATGTGGAGTCCATCCAGACCAACGGTGGCACCCTCGGCTTCCTGAAACCCATCGGCAAGGGAGCTTTCTACCCCAACGGAGGCAAGACCCAGCCCGGCTGCCCCCTGGACGTTACTGGCGCCTGCTCCCACGGCCGCTCCACCACCTACTACGCCGAGGCTGTCGCCGAGGATAACTTCGGAACCATCAAGTGCAACGACTACGAGGCAGCCGTCTCCAAGGAGTGCGGCAGCACCTACAGCAGCGTCCGCATGGGAGCCGACACCAATGCCTACATGGTTTCCGGTGACTTCTATGTGCCCGTGAACAGCAAGGCCCCCTTCGGCATGATTCACTAA
- the LOC117899358 gene encoding pancreatic triacylglycerol lipase-like, whose product MKTFILLAFCALAASAYPVNEADRVNGENGWYVPQQDGSFEWVDKDVAEEWMAQQEILESRGLTTVPVTFYLYTSSNPTKGQKISATSKSIDNSNFNAGNPTRFVIHGWTQSYTAGMNKQIRAAWLGQGDYNVIVVDWARARSIDYATSVMAVSATGKKVANMINFLNSNYGMSLNDLYVIGHSLGAHVAGYAGKNTNGQVYTIIGLDPALPLFSYNSPNKRLNSNDAWYVESIQTNGGQLGFLKPIGKGAFYPNGGKSQPGCFMDVTGACSHGRSTTYYAEAVAEDNFGTIKCGDYQSAVNDQCGSTYSGVRMGADTNAYMVSGDFYVPVNSNSPFGMIN is encoded by the exons ATGAAGACCTTTATTCTTTTGGCATTCTGTGCTCTGGCCG CTTCGGCTTACCCCGTGAATGAGGCTGACCGCGTCAATGGCGAGAACGGCTGGTACGTTCCCCAGCAGGACGGCAGCTTCGAGTGGGTGGACAAGGACGTCGCAGAGGAGTGGATGGCACAGCAGGAGATTCTCGAGTCTCGTGGCCTGACCACCGTGCCGGTCACCTTCTACCTGTACACTTCCTCCAACCCCACCAAGGGCCAGAAGATCTCTGCCACCTCCAAGTCCATCGACAACTCCAACTTCAACGCCGGCAATCCCACTCGCTTCGTCATCCACGGCTGGACCCAGAGCTACACCGCTGGCATGAACAAGCAGATCCGCGCCGCCTGGCTGGGACAGGGAGACTACAACGTCATCGTCGTTGACTGGGCCCGTGCACGTTCCATCGACTACGCCACCTCTGTCATGGCTGTCTCTGCCACCGGCAAGAAGGTCGCCAACATGATCAACTTCCTGAACTCCAACTACGGCATGTCCCTGAACGATCTGTACGTCATTGGCCACAGTCTGGGAGCCCACGTTGCTGGCTACGCCGGCAAGAACACCAACGGACAGGTTTACACCATCATCGGTCTGGACCCCGCACTGCCCCTCTTCAGCTACAACTCCCCCAACAAGCGTTTGAACAGCAATGATGCCTGGTATGTCGAGTCCATCCAGACCAACGGCGGCCAACTGGGATTCCTGAAGCCCATCGGCAAGGGCGCCTTCTATCCCAACGGCGGCAAGAGCCAGCCCGGCTGCTTCATGGATGTCACCGGTGCCTGCTCCCACGGCCGCTCCACCACCTACTACGCCGAGGCTGTCGCCGAGGATAACTTCGGAACCATCAAGTGCGGCGACTACCAGTCTGCCGTCAACGACCAGTGCGGCAGCACCTACAGCGGTGTCCGCATGGGTGCCGACACCAATGCCTACATGGTTTCCGGTGACTTCTATGTGCCCGTGAACAGCAACTCCCCCTTCGGCATGATTAACTAA